The following proteins are co-located in the Candidatus Accumulibacter cognatus genome:
- a CDS encoding NAD-binding protein has translation MKKAYRGLHRSTWRLLGLLVSMPTAVVVFGTIFMFASDYLEGKPLSFWASLEWASETLTTTGYGAYAPWSHPLMIVFVILTQFVGMFFLVLVFPFYVMPYIEERFELRLPHALPEMNGRVLFYRYGPAIESLLDEFDRTRTPFVVVEEDIELARNLRNRGYAVVFGRLDEEQDLLSGVAAARAVVANADDHANAVCIMIAREQGFSGPIYALADDPMYRPPMIQVGASEVFTPAHVLAAALAARASTRISPPAEGMHMLGGLVGLAEFRVRAGSALAGMRLGDLQLRARYGVTVIGQWTCGNFSVASGPATRIEAGAILVVGGAHNNLAKVESLALPIRRRGPIVLAGYGVVGQKVAEMLADADETTIVIDQQGLPGVDICGNVLDRLTMERAGLREASAMVLTLSNDSEGVFATAVIRDHAPEIPLIVRANRAQNIPRLYQAGADFALSVGQVAGQILAYHLCGEQAAAVQQRLKFIRVAPGALVGGHPWRETVRERTGAAIVAVERDESVIVEFGSDFVVRPEDVLFVCGTFESLEAYLREFHTAVVTV, from the coding sequence ATGAAGAAAGCGTATCGGGGCCTGCATCGATCGACTTGGCGCCTGCTCGGGTTGCTGGTGAGCATGCCGACGGCTGTCGTCGTCTTCGGAACGATCTTCATGTTCGCCTCCGATTATCTCGAAGGCAAGCCGCTGAGTTTCTGGGCGAGTCTCGAGTGGGCTTCGGAGACCCTGACAACGACGGGTTACGGCGCGTACGCTCCGTGGTCACATCCGCTGATGATTGTGTTCGTGATCCTCACGCAGTTCGTCGGCATGTTCTTCCTGGTGCTTGTCTTTCCCTTTTACGTCATGCCTTACATCGAGGAGCGCTTCGAGCTGCGTTTGCCGCACGCGCTGCCCGAAATGAACGGTCGGGTTCTCTTTTACCGCTATGGACCAGCGATCGAGTCGCTGCTCGATGAATTCGACCGCACCCGGACACCATTCGTCGTTGTTGAGGAAGACATCGAACTCGCTCGCAATCTGCGCAACCGGGGTTATGCAGTTGTTTTCGGTCGCCTCGATGAGGAACAGGATTTGCTTTCCGGCGTTGCTGCAGCGCGCGCAGTGGTCGCCAACGCGGACGATCACGCCAACGCAGTATGCATCATGATAGCGCGCGAACAGGGTTTTTCGGGACCGATCTACGCGCTTGCCGACGACCCGATGTACCGACCGCCGATGATCCAGGTCGGCGCCTCCGAGGTGTTTACCCCCGCGCATGTCCTCGCCGCTGCGCTGGCGGCGCGCGCCAGTACCCGTATCAGTCCGCCGGCCGAAGGGATGCATATGCTTGGCGGGCTCGTCGGCCTTGCCGAATTTCGTGTGCGTGCCGGCAGCGCGCTGGCCGGCATGCGACTGGGCGATCTGCAGTTACGCGCGCGCTACGGGGTAACGGTCATCGGGCAATGGACCTGTGGCAACTTCAGCGTTGCCAGTGGTCCCGCAACGCGGATCGAAGCCGGTGCGATTCTGGTGGTTGGCGGCGCGCACAACAACCTGGCAAAGGTCGAAAGCCTGGCGTTGCCGATTCGTCGGCGTGGCCCGATCGTTCTCGCCGGTTACGGCGTTGTCGGTCAAAAGGTCGCCGAGATGCTGGCAGATGCAGACGAGACGACGATCGTCATCGATCAGCAAGGCTTGCCTGGAGTCGACATCTGCGGCAACGTCCTAGATCGTTTGACGATGGAACGTGCTGGATTGCGCGAAGCAAGTGCCATGGTTCTCACATTGAGCAACGACAGCGAAGGGGTCTTCGCCACGGCGGTGATTCGCGACCACGCGCCGGAGATTCCTCTGATCGTTCGTGCCAACCGGGCGCAGAACATCCCGCGGCTTTACCAGGCTGGAGCGGATTTTGCCCTCTCCGTGGGGCAAGTCGCCGGACAGATTCTGGCCTATCATTTGTGCGGTGAACAGGCCGCAGCCGTACAGCAGCGTCTGAAGTTCATTCGCGTGGCCCCTGGCGCGCTGGTCGGTGGCCATCCCTGGCGGGAAACAGTACGCGAACGAACCGGGGCGGCCATCGTGGCGGTGGAACGCGATGAAAGCGTGATCGTCGAATTCGGCAGTGATTTCGTTGTACGACCGGAGGACGTCCTCTTCGTTTGCGGCACATTCGAAAGCCTGGAAGCGTACCTGCGCGAGTTCCATACCGCAGTGGTTACCGTCTAG
- a CDS encoding PEP-CTERM sorting domain-containing protein, translated as MTPESVPEPDGLTLLTLALVGMGRRLRRRLAD; from the coding sequence GTGACGCCCGAGTCTGTCCCCGAGCCGGATGGCCTTACCTTGCTGACACTCGCGCTCGTTGGCATGGGAAGGAGACTTCGTCGGCGTCTTGCCGACTGA
- a CDS encoding ISAs1 family transposase, giving the protein MEAGGRVRLMDVWVGVRDPRQAKKVEHDLVEMLVVAVCAVLSGADGFVEIEAWAKEKLDWLRRYLKLERGIPCHDTFGRVFAAIDPGEFGAAFLRWVGQVVPALSREEVVAIDGKTSRRSGKAGATPLHLVSAFAAQAGVVLGQRATAAKSNEKTAIPELLTTLALEGCLVTIDAMGTQPNIAQAIRDRGADYVLAVKDNQPTLAGSIRDFVSAFDAAPERTPHRFHQVVEKDHGRLEGRRCHVFDQLDCLHAPERWPDLKSFAMITSERTIGGKTSVERRFYLSSLAPDAERMNRVVRQHWRVENSLHWCMDVVFRDDQARTRTDHAAHNLAVLRQWVLNLLRTAPVKRKGGLQVQRLIAATSDSFRAQLLGLV; this is encoded by the coding sequence ATGGAGGCAGGAGGCAGGGTCCGGTTGATGGACGTGTGGGTTGGTGTGCGGGATCCGCGGCAGGCGAAGAAGGTCGAGCACGACTTGGTGGAGATGCTGGTGGTGGCGGTGTGTGCGGTGCTCTCGGGTGCGGATGGCTTCGTGGAGATCGAAGCCTGGGCGAAGGAAAAGCTGGACTGGCTGCGCCGTTATCTCAAACTGGAGCGTGGCATTCCGTGCCATGACACGTTCGGGCGGGTGTTCGCGGCGATCGATCCCGGCGAGTTCGGTGCGGCTTTCCTGCGCTGGGTCGGCCAAGTCGTGCCGGCGTTGAGCCGGGAGGAAGTCGTGGCGATCGATGGCAAGACGAGTCGTCGTTCGGGGAAAGCGGGCGCCACGCCATTGCATCTGGTGAGCGCTTTCGCCGCCCAAGCCGGCGTGGTCCTGGGACAGCGTGCGACGGCTGCGAAATCGAACGAGAAGACCGCCATTCCGGAACTGCTGACCACCCTGGCACTGGAAGGCTGCCTCGTCACGATTGACGCGATGGGGACGCAGCCCAACATCGCACAGGCCATTCGTGATCGCGGAGCCGACTATGTGCTGGCGGTCAAGGACAATCAGCCCACCCTGGCCGGGTCGATCCGGGATTTCGTCAGCGCCTTCGACGCCGCGCCGGAGCGGACCCCGCACCGGTTTCACCAAGTCGTCGAGAAGGACCATGGCCGTCTGGAGGGGCGGCGCTGCCACGTCTTCGACCAGCTCGACTGCCTGCATGCGCCGGAACGCTGGCCAGACCTGAAATCCTTCGCGATGATCACCAGCGAGCGGACGATCGGTGGCAAGACCTCCGTCGAACGTCGCTTTTATCTCAGCAGCCTCGCTCCGGACGCTGAACGAATGAACCGCGTCGTTCGCCAGCACTGGCGTGTCGAGAACAGTCTGCACTGGTGCATGGATGTCGTCTTCCGCGATGATCAGGCGCGCACGCGTACCGATCATGCTGCCCACAACCTTGCGGTCCTGCGCCAGTGGGTCCTCAACCTCCTGCGCACCGCGCCCGTGAAACGCAAGGGCGGCCTTCAGGTGCAGCGCCTCATCGCCGCGACTTCTGACAGCTTCCGGGCCCAACTCCTGGGTCTTGTATAA
- a CDS encoding DUF1071 domain-containing protein: MENTSHATHPFRRLFQIDVSKHVEKKGLFPYLGWPFAVAQLRLADPDASWEVRFFDGLLYLSSELGFFVDVAVTVQGVTPSRMCRVLDNKNRPILAPTPFDIHTSIQHCQVKAIALHRLGLSIYAGEDLPDLENAGNTGNSGKTGEGSPEVGACGQAQAHRYSGQGHESANQGGSTGQSHECHCREPWEIVVYAQLVTKWLFTAH, translated from the coding sequence ATGGAAAACACGTCCCATGCAACCCATCCCTTCCGTCGCCTGTTCCAGATTGATGTGTCGAAGCATGTCGAGAAGAAAGGTCTGTTCCCGTATCTCGGTTGGCCCTTTGCCGTGGCACAACTGCGTCTCGCCGATCCCGACGCCAGTTGGGAGGTGCGCTTCTTCGACGGGCTGCTGTACCTGTCGAGCGAACTCGGCTTCTTCGTCGATGTCGCGGTGACGGTGCAAGGCGTGACACCGAGTCGGATGTGTCGGGTCCTGGACAACAAGAACCGGCCGATCCTGGCGCCGACACCGTTCGACATCCACACATCGATCCAGCACTGTCAGGTCAAGGCCATCGCGCTACATAGGCTGGGGCTTTCGATCTACGCAGGCGAGGATCTCCCTGACCTGGAGAATGCCGGGAACACCGGCAACTCCGGCAAGACCGGAGAGGGGAGCCCCGAGGTCGGTGCCTGTGGTCAGGCCCAGGCGCACCGCTACAGCGGCCAAGGTCACGAATCCGCCAATCAAGGAGGATCCACAGGGCAATCGCATGAATGCCATTGTCGTGAACCCTGGGAAATAGTCGTTTACGCTCAATTGGTTACGAAGTGGCTGTTCACAGCTCATTGA
- a CDS encoding helix-turn-helix domain-containing protein produces MACHRDAWLVRGFAGLRDLPRSGAPRKLSETLRQVLCAWAQDEAYTAPQLRSRLSEEQGVQVSVWLVQSALKEQGYVWKRTRHSLKNETKPNFGEPRQK; encoded by the coding sequence GTGGCCTGCCACAGGGATGCTTGGCTGGTTCGAGGCTTTGCCGGACTACGGGACCTGCCGCGCAGTGGCGCCCCGCGCAAGCTATCGGAAACCCTTCGGCAGGTGCTCTGCGCCTGGGCACAGGATGAAGCCTATACGGCCCCTCAGTTGAGAAGCCGCCTGTCAGAGGAACAGGGTGTACAGGTGTCGGTGTGGCTGGTGCAAAGCGCCTTGAAAGAGCAGGGCTATGTTTGGAAAAGGACCCGGCACAGCCTAAAAAACGAGACGAAGCCAAATTTCGGGGAGCCCAGGCAGAAATAG
- a CDS encoding IS630 family transposase: MGLAYLDEAGFAQAQPNRSAWTETGEVHLMTAERGKRLKVLAALISTGEFFTAKFWETTTAALFGGFLGLLLESVGRPLTVILDNASIHQAKAIQPLLALLKQKGLTLHFLPPDSPELNRVEKLWHKMKYEWMAFKARNAPTLEANVDKILGGFGSDYRMTFC, from the coding sequence ATGGGGCTGGCCTACCTGGATGAAGCGGGCTTTGCGCAGGCGCAGCCCAATCGGAGCGCATGGACCGAAACAGGAGAGGTTCACCTCATGACGGCCGAGCGCGGGAAGCGCCTGAAGGTACTGGCCGCGTTGATCTCGACGGGTGAGTTTTTCACGGCCAAGTTCTGGGAGACCACGACCGCGGCGCTCTTTGGAGGCTTCCTGGGTCTCCTTCTGGAAAGCGTCGGCAGACCCTTGACGGTGATTCTCGACAATGCTTCCATCCACCAGGCCAAGGCCATCCAGCCCCTGCTGGCTCTCCTGAAGCAGAAGGGACTCACGCTTCACTTCTTGCCTCCTGACAGCCCAGAACTGAACCGCGTTGAGAAGCTCTGGCACAAGATGAAGTACGAGTGGATGGCCTTCAAAGCCAGGAACGCTCCGACACTTGAGGCCAACGTCGACAAAATTCTGGGCGGCTTCGGCTCCGATTATCGGATGACTTTTTGCTGA